The Paenibacillus sp. FSL R7-0345 DNA segment TTCTGATATTGTCGAACAGAGCGGTACCGGGCAGCATTCTGCCCTGCGTAACGTCCACCGAAAGGTTAGTGGCGCTGATAATCATCCACAGAAACGGGAAAATCGAAACGAACGCTACAATCGACAGAAAAATATAAATTGGGGCACGGCGTAAGCTTCTCATTATTTATCATCACCTGCCAGTTTAATTTGAAGGAAGGCCAGTACAACAATCATGATTACGATGGAATATGACACAGTTGCGGCATATCCGAAGTCAGGTGTGTACTTGAACGAAAGATTATAAATATATTGGGAAATGGAGAGCGTCGCGTTACCGGGACCTCCCTTGGTTATATTCATAATTTCATCGAACAGCTGCAGGGTACCGATTGTCGAAGTGATCGACGTAAAGAGGATAATCGGCTTGAGCAGCGGAACGGTAATCGCGAAAAATTGTCTTGGCCCGGAAGCACCGTCAATTTTCGCGGCTTCATAAATGGAGCTGTCGATGTTTTGCAGCGAGGAGAGGAAGAAAATCATATTGTATCCCGTCCAGCGCCAGGTAATTGCGATAATGATGGTTACTTTTGCCCAGAAGGGATCGGAGATCCACTGGATTGGTTCAGACAGGATATGCATGTTCATTAAAGCCAGGTTGATCAGACCGTCATTACCAAACAGATATTTGAATACGACGGAGTAAGCTACAAGCGAGGTTACGCAAGGCAGGAAGATCGCAGTACGGAAAAAGCCTTTAAAGCGCAGCTTGCTGTCATTCAGCAGTACCGAGATCATCATCGCAAACACGATCATAACCGGTACCTGTACAATCAGGAACAAGAAGGTGTTTTTGACTGCTGTAAAGAAGGTTTTATCGCTAAGCAGACGTTTGTAATTGGATAATCCGTCAAAATGAAGGTTGGCACCCGCACCCGTCTTAAACGAGAGCAGCAGGGCCTGGATCATCGGATAGAAATAAAACAGACAGATCATGAGGACGGCCACGGAAATAAACAGCCAGCCGGTAAGCTTAGCGCGGTTGCGCATGGTATGGTTCACAGCTCTCATTCCTTTCTCTATACAGGCGTAAATCTTAAAATGGAGAAGCCGCTGTCCTCCGTCCTGGCTCTAGCCGGCAGGTAAGGAGGACAGCGGACAATCCGTTTCTTGCAGAAATATTACTGGATCTGGGATTCAGCCTGGGACTGTGCATCGCCAAGCGCTTTATCAATAGCTGTACCATTCAAGAAGTTCTGCATTTCAACCTTGAGAATGTCCTCAATAGCATAAGTGTGCAGACCATAGTTTACGTTAGGGATTTCAGCAGTCCATTTTGCAAAGTCAGCGATAACCTTTTGTCCGCCGAAGAATTCATCAGCCGCACCGTAAGCTTCGCCTTCAGCAGCCGGTTTGTAAGTACCTACAACGCCTACGTCAGTTACAAGCTTCTGGTACAGATCAACGTCAGAGCCGAGGGTTTCACCCAGGAATTTCACTGCTGCTTCTTTACCATCATTGTTCAGCACATACCAGGAGCTGCCGCCGAGGTTAGATGCGTGTACAGAGTTTGCTGCATTCTTGAGTTTAGGGAATGGTACTACCGCCCATTTGCCGGACTGGTCAGCAGATGCTTTTACAGAAGGTGTAATCCAGTTACCGGTTGGAACGGAAGCAACGTCACCGCTGTTGAAGCCAGCCAGGAAGGAGCTCCAGTCAGAGTTGATTTTAACGATATCGGCACTCATCAGTTCTTTATAGCTTTCAAAAGCTTCCTTCAGTACTGCGTTGTCTTTCAGGTCAGGTGTTGTACCGTCTTCTTTCAGGTACCAGGAGCCGGCGGACTGGATCATCATGCGGATCAGCCCCAGATCGTTAGGGTCCTGAGTCAGCATGTCTTTACCGGTCTTAGCTTTGATTGCTTTACCGATTTCAATGTACTGCTGCCAGTCGATATCCTGCAGATCGTCAGTAGTATAGCCTGCTTCCTGCAGATAGTCGGTGCGGACATAAAGACCTACAACACCGGAGTCGAATGGTACACCGTATTGCTTGCCGTCAAAGCTGGTTGGCCCGAGCTTGTATTCAGCGAAATCAGCTGTGTTGATTGCATCGCCCAGTTCCTGAAAAGCGTCTGGATACGTTTGCAAGAAGCTTTGTGCACGGTAATCCTCGATCAGCACAATGTTCGGCAGACCGGAAGCGGAGCCTGAGTTAAGACCTGTGTTCAGCTTCTGGATAATGTCATCCTGTGCATACTCAACAACTTCAATTTGTGCATCCGGATTTTTGGCCACATAAGCATCTTTAGCCAGGTTCATCGCAGCGATGTTGAAGTTTTTGTCCCAGGCCCAGACTGTAAGTTTTTGGGTTCCGGCAGCTGCATTTCCTTCTGCTCCGGTGTTAGCCTGATTATTGGAATTGGAGTTGCTTGAGCAAGCTGTCAGCAGTGTAAATCCTGCGAGCAGCAAAGCGGTAGCTTTTTTCTTCATGATGTATATCCCCCTAACATGTATTTGAAAGTGCTTTCTTTAAACAGAATATCATCCCGGCCGGCCATTTCGTTAGAAATGATTTTAGTTAAAATAGTGATAATATTGTGTGCTGTATCCGCTTCCACGCTCTACGGATTAGCATTATTTTTCTCCTTTCGCACTTTTTTTAGGTAAAACAGGCCGCACAGATGCAAGAAGCCGGCGCCGGTATGCGGCGCCGGCTCGCGGCGTAGCTGTTATATTATGCTGCAAACCCAGCGTTTCAATGCGTAATCAGCACGGAATTCTGATAGAGACTTTTGTCCCCTGACCCGGAGTGCTTGAGATGGATACGCCGTAAGGCTCCCCGTACAGCAGCAGCAGACGGTCATGGACATTACGGATACCGATGCCGCTGAACAGCTGACGGCTGCTGCTGGAAGCCGGGATCGTCTCTTTGTTGACCAGATCCATGCCGTCCCCCGTATCAACCACCTCACAGTGCAGCATATCCCTGTCCTTCATGATGGTGACATAGATATAACCGGAGGTTTTGATATTGAAAGCGTGGAAAAAAGCATTTTCAATAAAAGGCTGCAAAATCAGCTTGGGTACCTTAGCATTCATGCAGTCCGGCGAAACAAAGGTCTCGACCTTGATCCGGTTGCCGTTACGTACCTGAGTAATAAAGACGTAATGCTTCAGGTTAATCAGCTCATCCTCGACTGTAATTGTCTCTTTCACATTGCTGATCGTGTTCTGCAGCAGGGAGATCAGGGCATGAATCGTTTCTGTCGCCTGCTCCTTACTGCCCCGCTGCACCAGGATATTGACCGATGCCAGGGTATTATACAAGAAATGAGGATTTATCTGCTGCTGAAGTGCCGCCAGTTCCGCATTCCGCTGCTCCTTCTGCGTCTCCACCAGCTGGGCGACATAATCATTCAGCTCCTTGAGCATGTAGTTGAATGCTGTGCTCAGCTGCCTTGTCTCATAACTGCCGGTAACAGCCATATAGTTATGGAAATTCTTTTTGGTCACATTGGACATTTTTTTGACCAGCGTACGCAGGGATAATGTCAGCCGCTTGGTCAGGAAGTAGATCAGGAGCAGTGCAACCGCAGCAATCGCCCCGCCGATCAGAAACAGCATTCTTTTATCGAACAGCGTACCGATGGTCTCATCTTTATCAATCAGGTTTACAATATAAAAGTTGTAGGACGGCAGGTAATCAGCCAGCACAATGACTTCCCGTCCCCCGATCGTCAGCTCCTGGCTGTCAAGGCCCGCCTCGGCAATCTGCTTCGCGCTGTCCAGGAGGTCAGGCGAAAAGCTGCCAATCTGCTCTGTCCGGTTGCTCGACACAATCCGCCCGGCCGTATCCAGGAACATGACATCATTGCCTTTGCTCGTAAAGCTGGCGTAATTCTTGCGGAAATCCACCTCGCGGGTGAACATATACAGCGTACCATACGGCTCTGCAAGTCCGGGGGCAGTCAGCGCTTTAACGGCGACCAGCGTACGGTTCTGGGAATTCAGCGGGCCCCCGTCCATAAAGCTGTAAAACAGCTTCCCGCCCTGCTTCTGCGCAGCCACTGTAATGGGGTTATCCCTCAGCTGTTCTGCAGAGCCCGACCAATAGGTCACATCGCTGGTATAGTTTCTGCCGTTCCCTCCCAGAATGGACAGGCCCACATTAGCGGCGCCGATCCCTGACTGAATGCGGTCCATCTGGTCGCGCATGCTGTAATACCGCCGGAAATTAGCCAGTGAGCTGCCATCCTTCTCTGTCATGAAGCTGCGGATTACTCCGCTCTGTCCGACATTGATAGCAGTATTGACGGTAGTGTAATGGGAGTTATCTAGTGCACTTTTTATCTGGTTAATGATCTTTGAATTGGTGATGCTGAACGTCTGCACAAACAGCGTCTGCGACATTTGGGCCGTCACCGTCGTAATCAGTACGGTAACGAGCACAATGCTGATGACCATGACGACAAATATTTTGCTGAACAGGCTCTGATCCTTGAGCTTTTTGAGCCATTTTTCCATTACTCCCATTTCGGGCTCCTTCCAACTCCTGCGTTATCCCTTCCGGTATTGGCTTGGCGACACGTTCATCAGCTTGCGGAACACTCTGGTGAAATAGCTGTGATCGGAATAGCCGACCATACTGCTGATTTCGGAGATCGACAGGCCCGGTTCCTCCTTCAGCAACAGGCAAGCTTTGCCGATCCGCACCCGGTTTAAATATTCGTTGAAGCCTTCTTTATTGTGCAGAGTAAAATAATTAGATAAATAGGACGGGTTAAAATGAAACTCTCTGGCTACTTCCGTCAGCGTAAGCTGTCGTGAATAATGCTCATCGATGTACAGCAGAATCTTCTGCATCGCCGGTGTGCCGCCGCGGTTCTTCGTAACACACTCGGTCGCATCCTGCAAAAACTGCATCAGCCGCGCCTCCGTCTCTCCCACATGCCTGGCTTCATGAATCGAACGGAAATACTCATATTTGCTGTCATCCAGAGCACGGGCCTCATAATGGAATTGCAGCAGCATCCCGATGATCTGAAAGATGCTGTGGCACAAAAAGGACTTAAACTCGGACACACCCGTATCGCGGCGGCCGGACATCGAGGATACATAAGCGCTGAGCCGGGCAAACGCCTGATCGAACTCCTGGCGGTTCAGCTCTGCTGCGAAAGCCTCCTGGTCAAAGGCCGGTCCCGGCTGCACCGCCCCGCCATGATCGGCCAGCAGGCAGCGTTCAGGCAGGAAAAACCGGTGGTCCAGCAGCTTCATCAGCTCCTGTGAGTATACCGTGTGCAGCTCCTGCAACTGCGTAAAAGTCCGGCTGACAGCCAGACTCAGAAACATATTGGCCCGGATTCCGGTAGTAAATATCTGCTCGGCCAGCTTGATCAGCGTCTCCTGCCCGTCTTCCGGCAGGTTAAACAGCAGCCGTACATGTCCTTCCAGCGTGGACAGCCGGCGGAAGGACAGCGGACTGCCGCCAGACTGCAGCAGAGAACGGATGCTGTTCTCCAGCCATTCCTCTTTGCGGCTGATCGCTCCCGGTTCATCACCAGTATCCGCTACAATTAAGGTGTAGCCCGGATACGGGAAAATCTCCTGCAGCGCCTCAGCCTCATACTCCACCGGATAGCCGGATATCAGCTTGTCCAGAATATAATCGGCAGACTGCCGCTTGTCATTCCTCCAGTCCACCTGCTGCAGCACCGGAATCCGCTGTGCCGTCTTCTTCAGTACAGCCAGCAGCGACGCCGCCTCCAGCCGCGGCTTCAGAATATAGTCGGCCACCCCGCTCTGAAACGTAGAGCGCACATATTCGAACTCGCTGAAGCTGCTCAGCACAATGACTTCAATCTCCGGATACATGCCCTTGACGAGCCGGATCAGCTCCTCCCCGTCCATCACCGGCATGACAATATCCGTCAGGATAATATGCGGCTGCTGCGACTCGATCAGCTCAAACGCCTCACGGCCGTTGGACGCCTCCCCGACGATCTGAAAGCCTTCCCCCTCCCAGTCCAGCAGATGCATAATCCCCTGCCGCACCAGCATCTCATCGTCCACCACTACTATTTTGCAGAACGTTGTTTCCATGGCTTCTCCTTTTTGGAACAAAAGTACGACAAGTTGAAACGGTTACGCCGTCCTTAAAAGAACGGTATCCGTTACTGCGAGAAAGATAAGGATAAAGTATAGCGTGAAAGATATACTTTCTTATCTTTAAAAAACAAATGAAACCCGCTTAAATAAAGGGGTTTCATCTTACATAAACAGATTGGCTGTCGGAATGTGAAACAGCTTTCATAATGATTTAAATTATAGGTATGTGGTGGGGGGCTGTCAATTGAGCTTAGCGATATAACAAAAAACCGCGCCTGCGCGCGGTTCTCTACTCATCCTATTCTGCTCCTACACCAAATCCTCCCTAACAATCCGCCGCCCTTTAAAATAAAACTGCTCATCCTGCTCATTAATCTCACGCAGCACCTTACAAGGATTGCCGATCGCCACTACGTTAGCAGGGATGTCCTTTGTTACGATGCTCCCCGCACCAATTACCGTATTATCGCCAATTGTAATGCCCGGGAGGATAATGGCGCCGGCGCCGATCCAGCAGTTTTTTCCGATTGTCACAGGTGCGTTATATTGATATGCCTGTTCCCGCAGCTCAGGGAGAATAGGATGGCCGGCTGTAGCTACAGTCACGTTCGGGCCGAACATCGTGTAATCCCCGACATAAATATGCGTATCATCCACCATCGTCAGATTGAAGTTCGCATATATATTTTTGCCGAAATGGACATGCTTCCCGCCCCAGTTCGCATGAAACGGCGGTTCAATGTAGCAGTTCTCGCCGATCTCCGCAAACATTTCCCTCAGCATCGCCATTCTTTTATCATATTCACTTGGCCGGGTCCGGTTGAAGTCATAGAGCGCTTCGAGACAGAGCGTCTGTGCTTTCATTAGCTCCTCATCACCGGGCAGATACAGGCTGACATCGTGGAGCTTGTCTTTCATACTCATGTCTTAATCTCCTTATCTAAATTTAGGCAGCCAGCTGCCGTGGGCTTCAATCAGATCATCGCATAGCGCCACAATATCATCCAGCGATAGCTCGGCAGCCGTATGCGGATCAAGCATCGCCGCATGGTAGATATGCTCTTTTTTGCCGGTTCTAGCGGCTTCTATCGTCAACAGCTGGGTGTTAATATTCGTTCTGTTCAATGCAGCCAGCTGTGGCGGAAGGTCTCCGACATAGGTCGGGCTGATCCCGTTTCTGTTAACGAGACACGGTACCTCGACGCAAGCCTCATCTGGAAGATTCGTAATTAATCCGGTATTCAGCACATTCCCGCCGATCGTGTAAGGGATATCTGTCTCAATGGCTTCAAGGATATAGGACGCGTATTCGTGTGACCGCTGATGCTCCAGATTCACATCTCCCACCAGCTCATCCCGCATTTGGGTCCAGTTACTGATCTGTTCGCGGCAGCGGCGCGGATATTCATCCAGCGGAATGTTGAGCTGGTCAATCAGCTCCGGATAATTTCTTTTAATAAAATAAGGATGATACTCCGCACTGTGCTCAGAAGATTCTGTAACATAGTAGCCGAACTTATTCATCAGCTCGAAGCGGACCATGTCGGAGTGCTTCCCTGCCTGCTGTTTCTCTTGGGCCCGTCTCTTGATCTCAGGATACAAATCCACCCCGTCACGCGAAACCTCCAGCAGCCAGGCCATATGATTAATCCCGGCAATCCTTGATTTAACGCCCGTATCATCCATCCCCAGCGATTTGAAAAGCTCCGGCACACACACCTGCACGCTATGGCATAATCCGACTGTCTGCACTCCGGCATACCGGCTCATATAGTTGGTCAGCACCGCCATCGGGTTCGTGTAATTCAGGAACAGCACATCCGGGCAGACCTCGCGGATATCCGCTGCGAACTCGTCCAGTACAGGAATGGTCCGCAGATTGCGGAAAATCCCGCCGATCCCGATTGTGTCTGCAATAGTCTGGCGGAGACCGTATTTCTTGGGAATTTCAAAATCGGTAATCGTGCACGGATCGTACCCGCCGACCTGAATCGCATTAATCGCATACTTCGCTCCACGTAGGGCCTCTTTACGGTCTGTATATACCTTTATGTTGCATCTGCTTCCAGACGTTTTACGGATATTGTTAAGCATAATTTCAGAATCACGCAGCCGCTCGGAATTAATATCAAATAGGGCAATCTCAAAATCCTGCAGGGCCGGCGTAAGCAGACAGTCCCCAAGAACATTTTTAGCGAAAACAGTACTTCCAGCTCCTAAAAATACAATTTTGCTCATCGATTATACGCTCCTTTTGTTCATTACCTTTGAGTTGATAATGATCTTTATATCCCTTACTATAAAATCACAGCAGCAAAATAGGCATGGAACATTGCCACCTCTGCATGGAGATTTGTAGTATCATTTATTTCATTCCTTTCAACAACCAGGAGCGCTATAATGGAAAACCCGGAACATTATGAGTACAGGATACAGATTAACCCCTACTTATTGAATGCGGATCTGAATATAACCTTTGCCGGCGCTGCCAGACCTGAGCCAGGTCATAAAATCGGCCCAGCCGTTCATCCATACATTTTGATACATACCGTAGAAAGCGGGTACGGCACGTTCGTCTGGCAGGGTAAAAGCTACCGGCTTTTTCAGGGGGATACCTTTGTTATTTTTCCCGGTGTATTATTCAGCTACGAAGCTGACCATACCGAGCCCTGGAGCTATCGCTGGGTTGCCATTCAAGGCCCGGGTACCTTGGATATTCTGGGAAAAACCGGAATTACCACTACCGATCCCATCGTAAGAGGAGCCGATCCGGAACATCTGTCAGGCCTTTTTGAAAGTATCGAGCGGGTGCTGGAACAACAGTCCGGGGAAACAGTAACAACTTTGGCTACTGACGGCTGGTTCCGTGTCCTTCTGGCCGAGTTCGCCCGTTTAAACTCTCATAAGCTGCGTTACTCCACGGCCGAAGCGTTAACGGACTCCGAACGTGTTGTGGAGCAGGCGATCCGCTGGTTCCAGACCCAGTACATGCTTCCGGTCTCCATTGAAAAGCTTGCCGCCTCCCTGGGCTATCACCGGACCCATTTCACCAAAGTGTTCAAGCAGCTCACCAGCCTTTCGCCCAAGCAGTACATCAATCAGGTCCGTATGGAACGGGCCAAGGAGCTGTTAAGCACGAATCTAAGTGTGGAACAGGTGGGCAACTCCTGCGGGTTCACCGATCCTCTGTATTTCTCCAAGCAGTTTAAGCTGTGGACGGGGGAATCGCCCAGTCAGTTTCGGGAGGGATTGCGGCGGTGAGCAGACGGGGATAATACGAAATAAGCCTGATTGAGCTATGGCGGGCTCTAATCAGGCTTATATTCACATTCGATAGGCTTCATTAAGTAATTCAGTTATCAATTCAATTTCTTTCTTTTCAATGACAGTGATAAGCTGAGTGATCTCGGCAAGTAGAGCGACCTGCTTGGTTATACCATATTTCATTAACTTATTTTTGATTAAGAAAGCATGTTGTTCAATATCTTCAAAGTTATTATAATAGTAAACCCAATTTAATAAGGTTCCCTTGGCTCCCAAGTATTTCATCCGCTCAAGCATGAATTTTTTATGTTCCCATAACACATGTACAGGTTTAACATTAAGCATATTGTTTTCAACAAACCATTCCTCTATATGATCCGGATCAAACAACTTTTTTAATTCAGTATAAATGTCTATGCCAAACTTCAAGTGATTCATCGGATTCAGATGCTCTTGCAGCTTCAATGAGCTATCCTTCGCATACAAATAATACTCCAATTGCTCTATAAACGCATCCTTATTGAAAGGATATTCTTTCTTATCATCGAATGTTAAAAAATACATTTTCCGGTCACTGTTACAATGATTATTCTCGTAAGCCAATTTAAAGTCGGAGAACTTAATTGTACTTGTTGAATATTGTCCGGATTCCCTCAGATATCCCTGAATGTAGAAGTGTTCGTTGCTGTCATATCCGTAAATAAACATTTTATGCGAATTCGAATAGTTGTTATAGCCGAAAGCAGCAGGTATGTAGTATTCATTGACATGTGCTATAACATACTGATTTGAATTGATTGCATCGACAACGAAATCAATGCAATCAATTTTGCAGCTATCCACTGTACTTTTATTAATCATTTGATATTCAAACCAAGGGTTTAATACGTTAAATAATTTCCCCCGATTGTCTGTATAAAAGAATCGTAATTTATTGTATTTGGCGCCGGGGTCAAAAAAGAGCTGAACAAAATTTGTATACATCCAATCTTTTGTACTTTCATAGTTTGCGATGATCGATAAAAATATAGCGTAATCCGGATACCCGTTCAGTACCGGTTCTTTAATTGGCAAAATTTTTGCGTTCATGGCTCCCAACCTCTTTTATAATTTTCATAAACTTCTATAGTCCGCTCTCTCCCCATCTCATTAACCCCATTAACTCTGTGGCATGAGATCCGCTATGAGATAGATGTTCTTGTCGGCCGGGCAACATTTCTGTTAAGATGATAACGCTCTCGTCTCCCCGGACCATTTTTTGCATAGCCTCTAAACAATGAGGGCTTCCAAAGTGGACATAAAAAGGTTTTTTCTCAGTAATCGTGTTTTTCGAAATTTTGTTAACTGCAGTTCCCTGCTTCTTTTTCACCGTAACAAAAGCTTCCTCAGGCAGGTTATTATCCATTCTCCATCGCTGCAGCCTAGAATAATAGTCGTAATGACTTTCATTAGCTTTCCGTACAGGAAAAGCACCACCCGTTATGATCCATTGTTCTCTTCGCACTACAACTTTCCCTAAAACCTCTCTTTTGGAATAAACAATCCCGGAGTTAAGAACAGAACCGGTAGAACCTTCCTCTGCTGCCTGTAACCATGGATCAGTAATTGTAAGAAATAACTGCAAGGAAATAGGAAGATGCTTCTTGGCAGCGGTTCCCATATATACCGGAGCTACAAGGTTTGCCTGTTCATCTTCTACGGCTAATGTATTGTCACCCGGATTATGTTTTATAGAGAGCTTATCTAAATTGATCCTGGTGTTCTTAACATCTGCTTGAAGGGTCTCGCCCGGCCAGTACAGTACACGCCCGGTATCCGGATAAAACATCTGCATATTATTCCAGTCAGCACCATACACAACAGCCATAATATTCTCGTTACCATATACCTGCTGAAGCCATAATTGCAGATATTCAGACATTGTTGTGGTATCGTCTTTGAAAAGTGGAATAAAACGGCTCATTAAATTCCCCGTCCCGCTTGGCAGTCCGTTTAATACAAGCAGATAATCACCCGCTTCAAACTGTTCCCTGCTCTGGGAGATTGTTTGAAACAATATTCCTCTTGTTGGGCTAGCGGTGCTTCCGTTGCCCAGCTTCCGTCTTCGGCGGACTGCCTCTTTCCGTGTTAGTGACCTGTCAGCCTCCTGAATAAGCTTTAATTCTTCCGCAAAAGTATCACTTTGAATAATCTTGTGCAAAAATTCCGGAATATTAAAGCACCTGCCCCCCGCCCCGTACATTTCAACAAATCTATTGAGCAAATAATCATATACTCCGCTTATAAACATGGTATCCTTCAGCCATTCCCCTACTTGGCACAAATCGGAGTCCAATATAGAACTGTAAGACACCGGTGCCTCTACTGCTTTACAGTCCTCGTAAACAAGACTTACTTTCTCTAACCAGTCAGGTACCGAGAGTCCTAACAATATAAATGTAGATTCAACCCCGGTCTTCAGCATTTGCAAATAAATAATTCGCTGGTGGGCATCACATGATTTCAACCGATAAACAATGCTTTCAATAGCTGCCAGTTTATCAATCAATGGCTGGCGATTCGTACCTGAGGCCTGCTGTAAGATTTCGATTAAACCTTTTAACGGATACTCATCACTACTCCTGTAAGGTGACAACGGGATAAGCAGGTTAAGCCTTACCAATTCTTCAAAAACCTCGTCCCCCCCGTCCTGCCTCAAATGATTCAGCCACTCCACTTGAGAACCGTACTTCAGCTCCTCAAGTTTATTCATAACGGAAGGGCTGAGGATCACTGAGTTCATTTTTTCCTTTTTTAAGGGTACTGTATCTTGTATAAAGTAATAACTATCCATTACGTTATAATTCTCGCCATCAAAGAAATGAGTTTCGTTATAGTAGAATTTGACGGCTCTGCCTAAGTCCCGGTCCTGCATAATACGCCTAAACCATAAGTGTATAATGGGCTGCAGCAAGCGGATATAGGAACCTCCCCTTACCTTTTCCTGTCCGGTAGTTAATCCATCCGAATTATTTATAAGCGCGATTTGAGAGAAGGTGCTGAACGGGCTTGTTTTCACTGCGGCTCTGGTCAGATAAGAAACGGCACTTTTGGAAAGACTCTCTCCAGGGAACCACATCTGATCTTTACCCGCACAGTATTGGGACAAGCTTTTCATAAACTCAGGACTGGCAAGAGCAATTCCTTTCTGTAATTCAGGGTTCTCTAAACATGTATTTAAATATCTGCTAGAAAAAGCTGTCTCCTGCTGAAAAATTGTTCTGCTTTCCTCTAATAATCCTTCGCACTGATCCCACAAATCAAACCACTCCGCTAACAGGCCGTTAGTTTCTTTATCCAGCAGAGTTTGAATGACCTTCATCTGTTCTGCTGATATCTTCGGGGCCCGCTGATTGAACAAGTCCCGCTTTAAAGCTAAAACGCCTCTTCTTAATTCATGCTCTGTCTCCAGTCTAGCAACTAAAGCAAATAACGGTTTTTCGAGCGTATTCCCGGTCATCATCAACCGTTCCTGCAGCATTTTTATAGTGCTAAGAGCCTCTAATGTTTGATGCAGAATCAGCGGTTCAATAACGCCAGTAGACATGGGGTTTATTCTGGCCATAAAAAATGGTGCCAGCCGTGCTGCATATGTATTGGTTATAGACACATTAACGCCTCCAGACCTTTGCTATAGAGACTCAAAGTATTGGGCCATACTGTAAATGGTTTTACGGGCATAGACCAGCAACTCTTTAGGACGCAGCCCTTCCTTCTCTAATTCAACTTCCAGCAAAACTGCTTTTAGTGAATTTCCTCCTGTCTGAAAAAAATCTGCATGAATATCAATATTTTCAATCTTAAGGACATTGCTCCATACTGCCGCTATTTTTTGCTCCATTGC contains these protein-coding regions:
- a CDS encoding sugar ABC transporter permease → MRAVNHTMRNRAKLTGWLFISVAVLMICLFYFYPMIQALLLSFKTGAGANLHFDGLSNYKRLLSDKTFFTAVKNTFLFLIVQVPVMIVFAMMISVLLNDSKLRFKGFFRTAIFLPCVTSLVAYSVVFKYLFGNDGLINLALMNMHILSEPIQWISDPFWAKVTIIIAITWRWTGYNMIFFLSSLQNIDSSIYEAAKIDGASGPRQFFAITVPLLKPIILFTSITSTIGTLQLFDEIMNITKGGPGNATLSISQYIYNLSFKYTPDFGYAATVSYSIVIMIVVLAFLQIKLAGDDK
- a CDS encoding extracellular solute-binding protein; protein product: MKKKATALLLAGFTLLTACSSNSNSNNQANTGAEGNAAAGTQKLTVWAWDKNFNIAAMNLAKDAYVAKNPDAQIEVVEYAQDDIIQKLNTGLNSGSASGLPNIVLIEDYRAQSFLQTYPDAFQELGDAINTADFAEYKLGPTSFDGKQYGVPFDSGVVGLYVRTDYLQEAGYTTDDLQDIDWQQYIEIGKAIKAKTGKDMLTQDPNDLGLIRMMIQSAGSWYLKEDGTTPDLKDNAVLKEAFESYKELMSADIVKINSDWSSFLAGFNSGDVASVPTGNWITPSVKASADQSGKWAVVPFPKLKNAANSVHASNLGGSSWYVLNNDGKEAAVKFLGETLGSDVDLYQKLVTDVGVVGTYKPAAEGEAYGAADEFFGGQKVIADFAKWTAEIPNVNYGLHTYAIEDILKVEMQNFLNGTAIDKALGDAQSQAESQIQ
- a CDS encoding sensor histidine kinase; this translates as MEKWLKKLKDQSLFSKIFVVMVISIVLVTVLITTVTAQMSQTLFVQTFSITNSKIINQIKSALDNSHYTTVNTAINVGQSGVIRSFMTEKDGSSLANFRRYYSMRDQMDRIQSGIGAANVGLSILGGNGRNYTSDVTYWSGSAEQLRDNPITVAAQKQGGKLFYSFMDGGPLNSQNRTLVAVKALTAPGLAEPYGTLYMFTREVDFRKNYASFTSKGNDVMFLDTAGRIVSSNRTEQIGSFSPDLLDSAKQIAEAGLDSQELTIGGREVIVLADYLPSYNFYIVNLIDKDETIGTLFDKRMLFLIGGAIAAVALLLIYFLTKRLTLSLRTLVKKMSNVTKKNFHNYMAVTGSYETRQLSTAFNYMLKELNDYVAQLVETQKEQRNAELAALQQQINPHFLYNTLASVNILVQRGSKEQATETIHALISLLQNTISNVKETITVEDELINLKHYVFITQVRNGNRIKVETFVSPDCMNAKVPKLILQPFIENAFFHAFNIKTSGYIYVTIMKDRDMLHCEVVDTGDGMDLVNKETIPASSSSRQLFSGIGIRNVHDRLLLLYGEPYGVSISSTPGQGTKVSIRIPC
- a CDS encoding response regulator transcription factor; the encoded protein is METTFCKIVVVDDEMLVRQGIMHLLDWEGEGFQIVGEASNGREAFELIESQQPHIILTDIVMPVMDGEELIRLVKGMYPEIEVIVLSSFSEFEYVRSTFQSGVADYILKPRLEAASLLAVLKKTAQRIPVLQQVDWRNDKRQSADYILDKLISGYPVEYEAEALQEIFPYPGYTLIVADTGDEPGAISRKEEWLENSIRSLLQSGGSPLSFRRLSTLEGHVRLLFNLPEDGQETLIKLAEQIFTTGIRANMFLSLAVSRTFTQLQELHTVYSQELMKLLDHRFFLPERCLLADHGGAVQPGPAFDQEAFAAELNRQEFDQAFARLSAYVSSMSGRRDTGVSEFKSFLCHSIFQIIGMLLQFHYEARALDDSKYEYFRSIHEARHVGETEARLMQFLQDATECVTKNRGGTPAMQKILLYIDEHYSRQLTLTEVAREFHFNPSYLSNYFTLHNKEGFNEYLNRVRIGKACLLLKEEPGLSISEISSMVGYSDHSYFTRVFRKLMNVSPSQYRKG
- a CDS encoding sugar O-acetyltransferase codes for the protein MSMKDKLHDVSLYLPGDEELMKAQTLCLEALYDFNRTRPSEYDKRMAMLREMFAEIGENCYIEPPFHANWGGKHVHFGKNIYANFNLTMVDDTHIYVGDYTMFGPNVTVATAGHPILPELREQAYQYNAPVTIGKNCWIGAGAIILPGITIGDNTVIGAGSIVTKDIPANVVAIGNPCKVLREINEQDEQFYFKGRRIVREDLV
- a CDS encoding alpha-glucosidase/alpha-galactosidase, yielding MSKIVFLGAGSTVFAKNVLGDCLLTPALQDFEIALFDINSERLRDSEIMLNNIRKTSGSRCNIKVYTDRKEALRGAKYAINAIQVGGYDPCTITDFEIPKKYGLRQTIADTIGIGGIFRNLRTIPVLDEFAADIREVCPDVLFLNYTNPMAVLTNYMSRYAGVQTVGLCHSVQVCVPELFKSLGMDDTGVKSRIAGINHMAWLLEVSRDGVDLYPEIKRRAQEKQQAGKHSDMVRFELMNKFGYYVTESSEHSAEYHPYFIKRNYPELIDQLNIPLDEYPRRCREQISNWTQMRDELVGDVNLEHQRSHEYASYILEAIETDIPYTIGGNVLNTGLITNLPDEACVEVPCLVNRNGISPTYVGDLPPQLAALNRTNINTQLLTIEAARTGKKEHIYHAAMLDPHTAAELSLDDIVALCDDLIEAHGSWLPKFR